Proteins from one Nyctibius grandis isolate bNycGra1 chromosome 2, bNycGra1.pri, whole genome shotgun sequence genomic window:
- the OBI1 gene encoding ORC ubiquitin ligase 1 isoform X1, producing MAQHGPSVTLSLTLPITCHICLGKVRHPVVCVNNHVFCSICIEVWLKNNNQCPACRIPITPENPCKEIIGGTSERDAMFSPTVRKHLRKTRLELLHKEYEDEIESLQKEVEDLRGKNLSLQTQMKSLLDPTASALSCQNEETSQSANKASTSGPETPEEWSKKLKAANDICEKVMDNVEKLKEANKKLSMENNSLLTENLRLKAEVDSRSPQKFGRFTVAALQSKVEQSEREMNRLKKALERSDKYIEEMECQLLQLKNAGEGTQTVGAVGERALSTDAKGAESSEDTTCLKTQGEEKKVLTTSQSPDSLEQLTSGGTCLSSSSQDGSNGSNAQCAPKKELFSGCQDVLLGKNTTNMDACLEEQWNKIEECTPYKDEELYDLPPPCTPFLSLSRLQLNTPDGKESARKPSTFLRKLKFEEFCDTSDDCSKDSPEHSTSSCNSKKKLNCFSTGKSGFWGPCPTNFAENLDFDESEQNSVAGQSDETSAKSSDKTSSCLPKRLHTLCSSEMNRTRTSSEASMDAAYLDKISELDSMMSESDNSKSPCYNFKSSDLDNSSKSTECSKLLNETEKKLEEMNEEQSMKCPETSDLAVDRTGWKPATFSILSPSELDMNDHFPLCTGQNVGASDIKPPNCLFQRDFSQSLLFNNSQRLFEEQKFGSCFLKMSSDLHNQLNPPWVSSFIAERKNKNVSQSTKRKIQSSLSNASPSKTTKN from the exons GTCCGTCACCCGGTCGTCTGTGTCAACAACCatgttttctgttccatttgTATTGAAGTGTGGCTGAAGAACAATAATCAGTGCCCAGCTTGCAGGATTCCCATCACACCTGAAAATCCTTGCAAGGAAATTATAG GAGGAACGAGTGAACGTGATGCTATGTTTAGTCCGACAGTCAGAAAACACCTACGTAAAACAAGGCTTGAATTGCTCCACAAAGAATATGAG GATGAAATAGAATCCCTGCAAAAAGAAGTGGAAGATCTGAGAGGTAAAAATCTCAGTTTACAGACACAGATGAAATCTCTTCTGGATCCTACAGCATCAGCTTTGTCTTGCCAAAATGAGGAAACTAGCCAGTCAGCAAATAAAGCAAGTACCAGTGGCCCAGAAACCCCAGAGGAATGGAGCAAAAAGCTGAAAGCTGCCAATGATATATGTGAAAAAGTGATGGATAATGTGGAAAAGCTAAAGGAG gcAAATAAGAAACTGAGCATGGAAAACAATAGCCTTTTAACAGAGAATTTGCGACTAAAAGCTGAAGTTGATAGTAGATCACCCCAAAA GTTTGGTAGGTTTACAGTAGCTGCACTTCAGTCCAAAGTAGAACAAAGTGAACGTGAAATGAACCGCCTAAAAAAGGCACTGGAAAGAAGTGATAAATACATAGAAGAAATGGAGTGTCAGcttttacagctgaaaaatgcaGGTGAAGGAACCCAGACAGTGGGTGCTGTTGGTGAGAGAGCACTTTCCACAGATGCTAAAGGAGCTGAGAGCAGTGAAGATACGACGTGTTTGAAAACCcaaggtgaggaaaaaaaagttttgactACCAGTCAAAGTCCTGACAGTCTTGAACAGCTGACAAGTGGTGGAACTTGTTTAAGCTCTTCTAGTCAAGATGGTTCAAATGGCTCAAATGCCCAGTGTGCCCCAAAGAAAGAACTGTTTTCAGGATGTCAGGATGTTCTTCTGGGTAAAAATACTACAAATATGGATGCCTGCTTAGAAGAGCAGTGGAATAAAATTGAGGAATGTACCCCATATAAGGATGAAGAACTTTATGATCTTCCACCACCATGCActccttttctgtctctcagTCGCCTTCAGTTGAACACTCctgatggaaaagaaagtgCAAGGAAACCATCAACATTcctgagaaaactgaaatttgaagAGTTTTGTGACACTTCAGATGACTGCAGCAAAGATTCTCCAGAGCACAGTACAAGCAGCTGTAATAGCAAAAAGAAGCTAAACTGTTTTTCTACAGGAAAATCAGGTTTTTGGGGGCCCTGCCCAACAAATTTTGCTGAGAACTTAGATTTTGATGAATCAGAGCAAAATTCAGTAGCTGGTCAGTCAGATGAGACATCAGCAAAGTCCAGTGATAAAACAAGTTCTTGCTTACCTAAAAGGTTACATActctttgctcttctgaaaTGAATCGCACAAGAACCTCCAGTGAGGCATCTATGGATGCTGCCTACCTCGATAAAATTTCcgagttggactcaatgatgTCTGAATCAGACAACAGCAAGAGTCCATGCTATAATTTCAAGTCTTCCGATCTTGATAATTCTTCAAAGTCAACAGAGTGCTCCAAGCTTCTGAATGAAACTgagaagaaactggaagagATGAATGAGGAACAAAGTATGAAGTGTCCAGAGACAAGCGATCTAGCAGTTGACAGAACTGGCTGGAAACCTGCTACGTTTTCCATCCTCTCCCCATCTGAGCTAGATATGAATGACCACTTTCCGCTGTGTACAGGCCAAAATGTAGGGGCTAGTGATATCAAACCTCCAAACTGTTTATTTCAAAGAGACTTTTCCCAGAGTTTACTCTTCAATAACTCACAAAGGTTGTTTGAGGAACAAAAGTTCGgttcctgctttttaaagatGTCATCTGACCTGCACAATCAGCTTAATCCTCCTTGGGTGTCTTCCTttatagctgaaaggaaaaataaaaatgtgagtCAGTCAACCAAGAGGAAAATTCAAAGCAGCCTTTCCAATGCTAGTCCAtcaaaaaccaccaaaaactGA
- the OBI1 gene encoding ORC ubiquitin ligase 1 isoform X2, whose protein sequence is MFSPTVRKHLRKTRLELLHKEYEDEIESLQKEVEDLRGKNLSLQTQMKSLLDPTASALSCQNEETSQSANKASTSGPETPEEWSKKLKAANDICEKVMDNVEKLKEANKKLSMENNSLLTENLRLKAEVDSRSPQKFGRFTVAALQSKVEQSEREMNRLKKALERSDKYIEEMECQLLQLKNAGEGTQTVGAVGERALSTDAKGAESSEDTTCLKTQGEEKKVLTTSQSPDSLEQLTSGGTCLSSSSQDGSNGSNAQCAPKKELFSGCQDVLLGKNTTNMDACLEEQWNKIEECTPYKDEELYDLPPPCTPFLSLSRLQLNTPDGKESARKPSTFLRKLKFEEFCDTSDDCSKDSPEHSTSSCNSKKKLNCFSTGKSGFWGPCPTNFAENLDFDESEQNSVAGQSDETSAKSSDKTSSCLPKRLHTLCSSEMNRTRTSSEASMDAAYLDKISELDSMMSESDNSKSPCYNFKSSDLDNSSKSTECSKLLNETEKKLEEMNEEQSMKCPETSDLAVDRTGWKPATFSILSPSELDMNDHFPLCTGQNVGASDIKPPNCLFQRDFSQSLLFNNSQRLFEEQKFGSCFLKMSSDLHNQLNPPWVSSFIAERKNKNVSQSTKRKIQSSLSNASPSKTTKN, encoded by the exons ATGTTTAGTCCGACAGTCAGAAAACACCTACGTAAAACAAGGCTTGAATTGCTCCACAAAGAATATGAG GATGAAATAGAATCCCTGCAAAAAGAAGTGGAAGATCTGAGAGGTAAAAATCTCAGTTTACAGACACAGATGAAATCTCTTCTGGATCCTACAGCATCAGCTTTGTCTTGCCAAAATGAGGAAACTAGCCAGTCAGCAAATAAAGCAAGTACCAGTGGCCCAGAAACCCCAGAGGAATGGAGCAAAAAGCTGAAAGCTGCCAATGATATATGTGAAAAAGTGATGGATAATGTGGAAAAGCTAAAGGAG gcAAATAAGAAACTGAGCATGGAAAACAATAGCCTTTTAACAGAGAATTTGCGACTAAAAGCTGAAGTTGATAGTAGATCACCCCAAAA GTTTGGTAGGTTTACAGTAGCTGCACTTCAGTCCAAAGTAGAACAAAGTGAACGTGAAATGAACCGCCTAAAAAAGGCACTGGAAAGAAGTGATAAATACATAGAAGAAATGGAGTGTCAGcttttacagctgaaaaatgcaGGTGAAGGAACCCAGACAGTGGGTGCTGTTGGTGAGAGAGCACTTTCCACAGATGCTAAAGGAGCTGAGAGCAGTGAAGATACGACGTGTTTGAAAACCcaaggtgaggaaaaaaaagttttgactACCAGTCAAAGTCCTGACAGTCTTGAACAGCTGACAAGTGGTGGAACTTGTTTAAGCTCTTCTAGTCAAGATGGTTCAAATGGCTCAAATGCCCAGTGTGCCCCAAAGAAAGAACTGTTTTCAGGATGTCAGGATGTTCTTCTGGGTAAAAATACTACAAATATGGATGCCTGCTTAGAAGAGCAGTGGAATAAAATTGAGGAATGTACCCCATATAAGGATGAAGAACTTTATGATCTTCCACCACCATGCActccttttctgtctctcagTCGCCTTCAGTTGAACACTCctgatggaaaagaaagtgCAAGGAAACCATCAACATTcctgagaaaactgaaatttgaagAGTTTTGTGACACTTCAGATGACTGCAGCAAAGATTCTCCAGAGCACAGTACAAGCAGCTGTAATAGCAAAAAGAAGCTAAACTGTTTTTCTACAGGAAAATCAGGTTTTTGGGGGCCCTGCCCAACAAATTTTGCTGAGAACTTAGATTTTGATGAATCAGAGCAAAATTCAGTAGCTGGTCAGTCAGATGAGACATCAGCAAAGTCCAGTGATAAAACAAGTTCTTGCTTACCTAAAAGGTTACATActctttgctcttctgaaaTGAATCGCACAAGAACCTCCAGTGAGGCATCTATGGATGCTGCCTACCTCGATAAAATTTCcgagttggactcaatgatgTCTGAATCAGACAACAGCAAGAGTCCATGCTATAATTTCAAGTCTTCCGATCTTGATAATTCTTCAAAGTCAACAGAGTGCTCCAAGCTTCTGAATGAAACTgagaagaaactggaagagATGAATGAGGAACAAAGTATGAAGTGTCCAGAGACAAGCGATCTAGCAGTTGACAGAACTGGCTGGAAACCTGCTACGTTTTCCATCCTCTCCCCATCTGAGCTAGATATGAATGACCACTTTCCGCTGTGTACAGGCCAAAATGTAGGGGCTAGTGATATCAAACCTCCAAACTGTTTATTTCAAAGAGACTTTTCCCAGAGTTTACTCTTCAATAACTCACAAAGGTTGTTTGAGGAACAAAAGTTCGgttcctgctttttaaagatGTCATCTGACCTGCACAATCAGCTTAATCCTCCTTGGGTGTCTTCCTttatagctgaaaggaaaaataaaaatgtgagtCAGTCAACCAAGAGGAAAATTCAAAGCAGCCTTTCCAATGCTAGTCCAtcaaaaaccaccaaaaactGA